A section of the Chiloscyllium plagiosum isolate BGI_BamShark_2017 chromosome 4, ASM401019v2, whole genome shotgun sequence genome encodes:
- the LOC122549385 gene encoding RNA-binding protein with multiple splicing 2-like, whose amino-acid sequence MSLQVKHTFGPLTTPPQPDPTNSISSSVISTKSEEPNNSEEEVGTLFVSGLPMDITPRELYLLFRSFKGYEGSLIKLTSQQPVGFVTFNSRTGAEEAKNAAFTWPAAAVHAQVHWYPPSEVPLEGWKSRQFC is encoded by the coding sequence gtaaagcatacCTTCGGACCACTGaccacccctccacaacctgatccaacaaATTCAATCAGTTCCTCAGTCATAAGCACAAAAAGTGAAGAacctaacaacagtgaagaggaggttgGTACGCTTTTTGTCAGTGGTCTTCCTATGGACATTACACCACGTGAGCTTTACCTTCtctttcgatcatttaagggttatgaaggttcactgatcaagctaacatcacaacaaccagttggctttgttacatttaacagcagaacGGGAGCAGAAgaagcaaagaatgctgcattcacctgGCCTGCTGCTGCAGTGCACGCTCAGGTgcactggtatcctccatctgaagtaCCTCTGGAAGGCTGGAAGTCTcgtcagttttgttaa